Proteins encoded within one genomic window of Bacteroides sedimenti:
- the fmt gene encoding methionyl-tRNA formyltransferase — MEKKDLRIVYMGTPDFAVESLRCLVEGGYNVVGVITMPDKPAGRGHKIQFSPIKQYALDNNLPLLQPERLKDEDFIEALREWKADLQIVVAFRMLPEVVWAMPRLGTFNLHASLLPQYRGAAPINWAVINGETETGITTFFLQHEIDTGKVIQQVRIPIADTDNVEVVHDKLMMLGGKLVVETVDAILEDRIRPIPQEEMIQPDELRPAPKIFKETCRIDWTGKVKQIYDFIRGLSPYPAAWTELHNDNEAPLMLKIFETEKIIKDHSFNAGTLITDGKNNLQIAVTDGFISIKSLQLAGKKRLGIEEFLRGFKYSEKMRVI, encoded by the coding sequence ATGGAAAAGAAAGACCTGAGAATAGTATATATGGGAACTCCTGATTTTGCAGTAGAATCTCTTCGTTGTCTGGTTGAGGGCGGATATAATGTCGTTGGTGTAATCACCATGCCTGATAAGCCCGCAGGAAGAGGACACAAAATCCAGTTTTCACCCATAAAACAGTATGCGCTGGACAATAATCTACCATTGCTTCAACCCGAACGTCTGAAAGATGAAGATTTTATTGAAGCACTTCGTGAATGGAAAGCCGATTTACAGATTGTTGTTGCCTTCCGCATGTTGCCCGAAGTGGTATGGGCTATGCCAAGACTAGGTACTTTTAACCTCCACGCCTCTCTTCTGCCACAATACCGGGGCGCAGCACCTATAAACTGGGCAGTCATCAATGGTGAAACAGAGACTGGAATTACAACCTTCTTTCTTCAACATGAAATTGATACAGGCAAGGTCATTCAACAGGTTCGCATTCCTATAGCAGACACGGACAATGTAGAAGTGGTGCATGATAAGTTGATGATGCTTGGTGGAAAACTGGTGGTAGAAACGGTTGATGCCATTCTTGAAGACCGGATACGCCCGATTCCTCAGGAAGAGATGATACAACCAGATGAACTTCGCCCCGCACCTAAAATATTTAAAGAAACATGTCGTATAGATTGGACAGGCAAGGTAAAGCAAATATATGACTTTATCCGGGGGCTTTCTCCCTACCCTGCTGCATGGACAGAGTTGCATAATGACAATGAAGCTCCACTCATGCTCAAAATATTTGAAACAGAAAAGATTATTAAGGATCATTCATTTAATGCCGGGACCTTAATAACCGACGGGAAAAACAATCTGCAAATAGCAGTTACCGACGGATTCATTTCAATTAAATCATTACAACTTGCTGGTAAAAAGAGGCTGGGAATTGAAGAATTCCTCCGCGGATTCAAATATTCAGAAAAGATGAGAGTAATATAA
- the rpe gene encoding ribulose-phosphate 3-epimerase: MKHKISPSLLSANFANLAKDLEMINRSEADWLHLDIMDGVFVPNISFGFPVIKAVSELCQKPLDVHLMIVNPEKFISEVKATGAKIMNVHYETCPHLHRVIQQIREAGMEPAVTINPATPVSVLKDILNDVYMVLIMSVNPGFGGQKFIERSLEKVKELKMMINEAGSDALIQVDGGVNLETASLLLEAGADVLVAGNAVFGAPSPEEMIHKLKTL; this comes from the coding sequence ATGAAACATAAAATATCCCCTTCCCTTCTTTCAGCCAACTTTGCAAACCTGGCAAAAGATCTTGAGATGATTAACCGCAGTGAAGCCGATTGGTTGCATCTTGATATAATGGATGGCGTGTTTGTTCCCAATATTTCCTTTGGATTTCCAGTCATCAAAGCTGTCAGCGAACTATGTCAGAAACCGCTAGATGTGCATTTAATGATTGTCAATCCCGAAAAATTCATTTCGGAAGTAAAGGCTACTGGGGCAAAAATCATGAATGTACACTACGAAACCTGTCCGCACCTTCACCGTGTGATTCAGCAAATCCGCGAAGCCGGCATGGAACCTGCCGTTACTATTAATCCGGCCACTCCGGTATCGGTACTAAAAGATATTCTAAATGACGTTTACATGGTGCTGATTATGAGTGTAAATCCTGGTTTTGGCGGACAAAAATTCATTGAACGCTCACTAGAAAAAGTAAAGGAGCTGAAGATGATGATCAACGAAGCCGGTTCGGATGCCTTGATTCAGGTGGACGGAGGTGTTAATTTAGAGACTGCCTCATTATTGCTGGAAGCAGGAGCCGATGTTCTGGTCGCTGGTAATGCCGTTTTTGGCGCGCCATCGCCCGAGGAGATGATTCATAAACTAAAAACATTATAG
- a CDS encoding sugar transferase produces the protein MKISQRRQLVKYLAGDYIAANVIWFFANIFRYDYIASSLGFPDLSSYLLSEKVITGQIIIPFFWLFIYYFSGYYNDPIRKSRLSELNKTLVSVEIGVLILFFAIVINDLPRDYHIYYKLIGILFIGQFGLTYVIRMLFTQSLTRKIHQRKIGFNTLIVGAGKRAKELAEELNSQPQSLGYLIIGFIDTGNDPCVIEDHLVGKWKDIDTIIQEKKIEEIIVAQNSTDDKDLFKLLNGLYCYNLPIKALANENSILNRSIKMSTIYASPMIEVTRDNMSEGEKNIKDVLDRVIAALALLMLSPLFGWIAWKIKKSSPGSVFYFQERLGYRGKPFTMIKFRTMSMNAETNCPLLSSKNDKRITEFGKLMRKYRLDELPQFWNVLKGDMSLVGPRPERKYFVDQIATTAPYYYQVFSVKPGITSWGMVKYGYANSVEKMIERLQYDLIYLENRSLGIDIKILIYTIRTILTGRGM, from the coding sequence ATGAAAATAAGCCAAAGGAGACAACTTGTCAAGTATCTGGCAGGAGATTATATTGCGGCCAATGTAATATGGTTTTTTGCCAATATCTTCCGATACGATTATATCGCATCCTCACTTGGGTTTCCCGATTTATCTTCATATCTACTTTCCGAAAAGGTTATTACAGGACAAATCATTATACCCTTCTTTTGGCTTTTCATATACTATTTTTCGGGGTATTACAATGATCCAATAAGAAAATCAAGACTATCCGAGCTTAACAAGACACTAGTCTCTGTAGAAATTGGCGTGTTAATCCTCTTTTTTGCAATTGTTATCAATGACTTGCCTCGCGATTATCATATCTATTATAAACTTATAGGTATACTTTTCATTGGGCAATTTGGACTAACTTATGTTATTCGGATGCTTTTTACTCAAAGTTTAACCCGAAAAATCCATCAACGTAAGATTGGGTTTAACACACTTATTGTCGGTGCTGGTAAGCGAGCCAAAGAACTAGCTGAAGAACTGAACTCTCAACCACAATCCCTAGGTTATTTGATAATAGGATTTATTGATACAGGAAATGACCCCTGCGTAATAGAAGATCATTTGGTAGGCAAATGGAAAGATATCGACACAATTATACAAGAAAAAAAGATTGAAGAAATTATAGTAGCTCAAAACTCTACAGACGACAAAGATCTTTTTAAACTTTTGAATGGACTCTATTGTTATAATCTTCCAATCAAGGCTTTAGCCAATGAGAATAGCATACTTAACCGTAGCATCAAGATGTCTACCATCTATGCCTCACCAATGATTGAGGTTACTCGCGATAACATGTCCGAAGGTGAAAAAAACATCAAAGACGTTTTAGATCGAGTTATAGCCGCCTTGGCCCTATTAATGCTTTCTCCACTCTTTGGCTGGATAGCTTGGAAAATAAAAAAGAGTTCGCCTGGAAGTGTGTTTTATTTTCAGGAGAGATTAGGATACAGAGGCAAACCATTCACTATGATTAAGTTTCGGACTATGAGTATGAATGCAGAAACTAATTGTCCGCTTCTATCTAGCAAAAATGACAAAAGAATCACCGAATTTGGGAAACTGATGCGAAAATATCGACTCGACGAACTCCCACAATTCTGGAACGTACTGAAAGGAGATATGTCGTTGGTTGGTCCAAGACCTGAAAGAAAATACTTTGTGGACCAAATTGCAACAACAGCTCCATACTACTATCAGGTATTCTCTGTAAAGCCAGGTATCACATCCTGGGGGATGGTGAAGTACGGATATGCCAACTCGGTAGAAAAAATGATAGAGCGTTTACAATATGATTTGATATATCTTGAAAACCGCTCTCTTGGTATTGATATAAAAATATTAATCTACACAATCAGAACCATACTGACCGGCAGAGGTATGTAA
- a CDS encoding chloride channel protein has translation MKTEKNNLLQQFISWRETHINEKHFILVLSFIVGICTACAALILKFLIHQIQLFLTNNFNATEANYLYLVYPVVGILFAGLFVRNIVKDDISHGVTKILYSISRRQGRIKRHNIWSSTIASAITIGFGGSVGAEAPIVLTGSAIGSNLGSVFKMEHKTLMLLIGCGAAGAISGIFKAPIAGVVFTLEVLMIDLTMASLLPLLISSVTAATFSYIFLGTEAMFKFSQDQPFEMERIPYVILLGIFCGLVSLYFTRASNAVETVFGKLNNPYKKLALGGVMLSILIFIFPPLYGEGYETINLLLKGTASGEWETVLNNSLFYGSNSMLLVYLFLIILFKVFASSATNGGGGCGGIFAPSLFLGCIAGFVFSHFANELGITINLPEKNFALMGMAGVMSGVMHAPLLGIFLIAELTGGYDLFLPLMICSVCSYLTIIVFEPHSLYSMRLAKKGQLLTHHKDKSVLTLMKTENVVEKDFVQVSPEMDLGQLVKEISQAKRNLFPVVDKNGILKGVVILDDIRNIMFRQELYHRFTVNKLMSSVPAKLFITDSMEQVMLTFDKTNAWNLPVIDEEGKYIGFVSKSKIFNSYRELLVHFSED, from the coding sequence ATGAAAACTGAAAAAAATAATCTCCTACAACAATTTATTTCCTGGCGCGAGACGCATATCAATGAAAAGCATTTCATTCTGGTGCTTAGCTTTATCGTTGGAATTTGCACTGCTTGCGCAGCATTAATTCTAAAATTTCTGATTCATCAGATTCAGCTATTTCTTACAAACAATTTCAACGCTACAGAGGCCAACTACCTTTATCTGGTTTATCCGGTAGTTGGTATTCTATTTGCAGGATTATTCGTGCGTAACATCGTCAAAGATGATATAAGTCACGGCGTAACCAAAATACTCTATTCCATCTCTCGTAGACAAGGAAGAATTAAACGACATAATATCTGGTCATCCACCATTGCAAGCGCCATCACCATCGGGTTCGGTGGGTCAGTCGGAGCCGAAGCTCCCATTGTGCTTACAGGCTCGGCTATTGGTTCCAACTTGGGAAGCGTATTCAAAATGGAACACAAAACATTAATGTTACTTATTGGATGCGGAGCAGCTGGAGCAATATCAGGTATCTTTAAAGCTCCTATTGCAGGGGTAGTCTTTACCCTTGAAGTACTGATGATTGATCTAACAATGGCTTCACTTTTGCCTTTACTCATCTCCTCGGTAACAGCTGCTACATTCTCCTATATATTCTTGGGTACGGAAGCCATGTTTAAATTCAGTCAGGATCAACCTTTTGAGATGGAGAGAATTCCTTATGTCATTCTGTTAGGTATCTTTTGCGGATTGGTTTCTCTTTATTTCACGAGAGCTTCAAATGCAGTGGAAACAGTTTTTGGGAAACTCAATAATCCTTATAAAAAACTAGCTCTGGGTGGAGTTATGCTAAGCATTTTGATTTTCATTTTTCCTCCTCTCTATGGTGAAGGATATGAAACAATAAACCTTTTGCTTAAAGGCACTGCTTCAGGAGAATGGGAAACCGTACTGAACAACTCTCTTTTTTATGGGAGCAACAGCATGTTGCTGGTTTATTTGTTTTTAATCATACTGTTTAAAGTGTTTGCTTCCAGTGCAACCAATGGCGGTGGAGGATGCGGGGGTATCTTTGCACCAAGCTTATTTCTAGGATGTATTGCCGGATTTGTATTTTCTCATTTCGCAAACGAACTCGGGATCACAATCAATCTACCAGAAAAGAATTTTGCTTTAATGGGCATGGCAGGAGTGATGTCGGGTGTAATGCACGCTCCTTTATTGGGTATCTTCCTTATTGCTGAGCTTACGGGAGGATATGACCTCTTCTTGCCGTTGATGATATGCTCTGTTTGTTCTTACTTGACAATTATCGTATTTGAGCCACACAGTCTTTACTCCATGCGTCTTGCCAAAAAAGGACAACTTCTCACTCATCATAAAGACAAATCGGTACTTACATTGATGAAAACAGAAAATGTTGTTGAAAAGGATTTTGTACAGGTATCACCAGAAATGGACCTTGGACAATTGGTTAAAGAGATTTCGCAAGCTAAAAGAAACCTCTTTCCGGTTGTGGATAAAAACGGCATTCTAAAAGGAGTAGTCATTCTGGACGATATTCGTAATATAATGTTCCGTCAAGAATTGTATCATCGATTTACAGTAAACAAACTGATGAGCTCTGTTCCGGCAAAATTATTCATTACCGACTCAATGGAACAGGTAATGCTGACATTTGATAAGACCAATGCCTGGAACCTGCCAGTTATTGATGAAGAAGGTAAATATATAGGATTTGTTTCTAAATCAAAGATATTCAACTCTTATCGTGAACTTCTGGTTCATTTTTCTGAGGACTAG
- a CDS encoding L-threonylcarbamoyladenylate synthase, protein MEFTEDIKEACRIMNEGGVILYPTDTIWGIGCDATNPEAVRKVYEIKKRIDSKALIVLVDSTVKVDFYVSDVPEVAWDLIELSEKPLTIIYDGARNMANNLLAEDGSVGIRVTNELFSKQLCQRFRKAIVSTSANVSGQPSPANFSEISEEIKSAVDYIVKYKQDDLSPAKPSSIIKLGKGGVIKVIRE, encoded by the coding sequence ATGGAATTTACAGAAGATATCAAAGAAGCTTGCCGAATTATGAACGAGGGAGGGGTAATTCTTTATCCCACAGATACAATTTGGGGAATTGGTTGCGATGCAACAAATCCTGAGGCTGTTCGCAAGGTATACGAAATCAAGAAACGTATTGATAGCAAAGCATTGATTGTGCTCGTAGATAGCACAGTTAAAGTTGATTTTTATGTAAGCGATGTTCCTGAAGTTGCATGGGACTTAATTGAACTGTCAGAGAAACCATTAACCATTATTTATGACGGAGCCCGCAATATGGCGAACAACCTTCTTGCAGAAGATGGAAGTGTTGGAATCCGGGTCACAAATGAACTATTCTCCAAACAATTATGTCAACGATTCCGGAAAGCGATAGTCTCTACTTCTGCCAATGTAAGTGGTCAACCTTCTCCTGCAAATTTTAGTGAAATAAGCGAAGAAATAAAATCAGCTGTTGATTATATTGTAAAATATAAGCAAGACGATCTTTCACCAGCCAAGCCATCAAGTATTATTAAGCTTGGAAAAGGAGGAGTTATTAAGGTGATACGTGAATAA
- a CDS encoding RNA polymerase sigma factor, translating to MDNLKKMTDEDLVVLYSKGENQAFDTLLNRYQNRLYSYIFFIVKNTELAEDIFQETFVKAIMTIKQGRYTENGKFPAWLTRIAHNLIIDNYRQEKIENVVSCDEEDTNLLNNMKFSEGNIEMEMINDQIQADIRQLVKLLPDNQREVVYMRFYQDLSFKEIAEITGVSINTALGRMRYAVLNLRRMAEEKDVVLTLD from the coding sequence ATGGATAATTTGAAAAAGATGACCGACGAAGACTTGGTGGTCTTATATTCAAAAGGAGAAAATCAAGCATTTGATACTCTCCTGAATCGATATCAGAATAGGTTATATTCCTATATCTTTTTTATCGTAAAGAATACAGAGCTGGCGGAAGATATCTTTCAGGAGACTTTCGTTAAGGCAATTATGACCATTAAACAGGGGCGATATACAGAAAACGGAAAATTTCCTGCATGGTTAACCCGTATTGCTCATAATCTGATTATAGACAATTATCGGCAGGAAAAGATCGAAAATGTCGTTTCATGCGATGAAGAGGACACCAATCTTCTCAACAATATGAAATTTTCAGAAGGCAACATTGAAATGGAAATGATCAATGATCAGATTCAGGCAGATATACGTCAGTTAGTTAAGCTATTGCCCGACAATCAGCGAGAAGTAGTTTACATGCGTTTCTATCAGGACCTCAGCTTCAAGGAAATAGCCGAAATTACAGGAGTCAGCATCAACACAGCATTGGGAAGAATGCGATATGCTGTACTCAATCTTAGAAGAATGGCAGAAGAAAAAGATGTTGTATTAACACTCGATTAA